In Picosynechococcus sp. PCC 7002, the following are encoded in one genomic region:
- a CDS encoding response regulator — MTAAGNTLSFIADQLNQLCQTRATGELIVGNSQYQGHIHLLSGRLLHATAGIHSTRRWYRITQRLAPQWTPNPQELTSPQMWEYQLLYQGITTKQLTVMQAKAIIRAIAQEVFFDLGCYADATIESHETQKNATEIALSLSLSYLEVEPDLKRVMQLQQQWQAAGLGNLSPTLAPVLKAGIDASALGSLGQYLNGQFTMWDISVCLGKSVNSVANALIPLLKKRIVQLKKIADLPPPLGHLAESTDADSPTSGSLRSPEKRDALIACIDDSPVILQTLRKILEGAGYRTIGISEPMRGVAKLIESQPDVIILDLVMPNASGYTVCKFLRQTSVFEKTPIIVLTSRDTLIDRNRAKLVGASDFLGKPPDPEKTIALIEKYLDEVAAQDNETEDVTLKVSSSTR, encoded by the coding sequence ATGACTGCTGCAGGCAATACACTCAGTTTCATCGCCGATCAACTAAACCAGTTGTGCCAAACCCGGGCTACGGGGGAGTTGATTGTGGGGAATAGTCAATACCAGGGGCATATTCATCTCCTGTCCGGGCGTCTTCTCCATGCCACCGCCGGTATCCACTCTACCCGTCGTTGGTACCGCATTACCCAACGGCTCGCCCCCCAGTGGACGCCAAATCCTCAAGAACTGACAAGTCCCCAAATGTGGGAATATCAGCTCCTTTACCAAGGGATCACAACCAAACAACTGACGGTCATGCAAGCGAAGGCAATTATTCGGGCGATCGCCCAGGAAGTCTTCTTCGATCTTGGTTGCTATGCCGATGCCACCATCGAATCCCATGAAACCCAAAAAAATGCCACAGAAATCGCCCTCAGTTTGTCCTTGTCTTACCTAGAAGTCGAACCCGACCTCAAGCGAGTGATGCAACTCCAACAACAATGGCAAGCCGCTGGTCTTGGTAACTTGAGTCCCACCCTCGCCCCAGTGCTAAAGGCAGGTATTGATGCCAGTGCCCTTGGCAGTTTGGGTCAGTATCTCAATGGACAATTCACCATGTGGGACATTTCTGTGTGCCTTGGTAAATCGGTTAATAGCGTTGCCAATGCCCTAATTCCCCTATTAAAAAAGCGCATTGTTCAACTGAAAAAAATTGCCGATTTACCCCCTCCCCTAGGCCATCTTGCAGAATCTACCGATGCTGATAGCCCCACTTCCGGCAGTCTGAGATCGCCCGAAAAGCGTGATGCCCTCATTGCTTGCATTGATGATAGCCCCGTGATTCTCCAAACCCTACGGAAAATCCTCGAAGGGGCTGGTTATCGCACCATCGGCATTAGTGAACCCATGCGGGGCGTTGCCAAGCTTATCGAGAGTCAACCAGACGTGATCATTCTTGACCTCGTGATGCCCAATGCTAGTGGTTATACCGTGTGTAAGTTTCTCAGGCAAACCTCTGTGTTTGAAAAAACGCCAATTATTGTCTTGACCAGCCGCGATACCTTGATTGATCGCAATCGAGCCAAGCTCGTGGGGGCTTCAGATTTTTTGGGGAAACCACCGGATCCAGAAAAAACCATTGCCTTAATTGAAAAATATTTAGATGAAGTTGCCGCACAGGATAATGAAACAGAAGATGTCACCTTAAAAGTTTCTAGCTCTACCCGATAA
- a CDS encoding uracil-DNA glycosylase family protein: MTDIATLIAQVKTEAEREPFPIDVPVYQAARLNPTEPVLYAGNLKASLCFFGRDLGRDEVHARQPLYGAAGTLVRQGFYYAVHHKKIHDKAQLATVCDRILLTNTVPYKPPGNKAYPVSVKERFRPFVERLLVLHWQGNQIITLGTEAFKWFDPYGRRGEVNGFFRRGDRFETSLQVTLRAVDDLGMEHQKIVTLSPLPHPSPLNQRYYAQFPQMLQNRLGAIAF; this comes from the coding sequence ATGACGGATATTGCGACGTTAATTGCCCAGGTAAAGACAGAGGCAGAGCGGGAACCATTTCCCATTGATGTGCCTGTGTACCAAGCAGCACGCCTTAACCCCACGGAGCCAGTGCTCTATGCGGGGAATCTCAAGGCATCCCTGTGTTTTTTCGGGCGGGATTTGGGACGGGATGAGGTGCACGCCCGCCAACCCCTCTATGGTGCTGCGGGCACCCTGGTACGCCAGGGATTTTATTATGCAGTTCACCACAAAAAAATCCATGACAAGGCGCAATTGGCGACGGTGTGCGATCGCATTTTGCTGACCAATACGGTGCCCTACAAACCACCGGGCAACAAGGCCTATCCGGTGTCGGTTAAGGAACGATTTCGCCCTTTTGTGGAGCGGCTGTTGGTGTTGCACTGGCAGGGCAACCAAATCATCACCCTGGGTACGGAAGCCTTTAAGTGGTTTGACCCCTACGGACGACGGGGAGAGGTAAACGGGTTCTTCCGGCGGGGCGATCGCTTTGAGACATCCTTGCAAGTGACCCTCCGGGCGGTGGATGATCTGGGAATGGAACACCAAAAGATCGTTACTTTGTCGCCTTTGCCCCACCCATCTCCCCTAAATCAACGCTACTATGCCCAGTTTCCTCAGATGTTGCAAAATCGTCTGGGGGCGATCGCCTTTTGA
- a CDS encoding translocation/assembly module TamB domain-containing protein, with the protein MSQNLPPSSENSVQVPPSRRRQRLITGAAVGLVLAVGAGLGYGRYYIYQRLSPQIEQQLNKQIDRPINLGSVQGFSLGGLRFGPSELPPTADSNDQLLVEAIAVDFNLWTLLTQRRLDLNLTLINPQVTVEQNQARRWLDLNIAPDDPDTEGLEVNINNIRLRRGQLTLIARQRSGTLSPPVQLAIASGKGRLTNQNKVINFDVQGKLASGGDLNIEGILDFEQETSNLRIRAQKLDPVAISNLVVPPVTFSGGVVDGAIELFLEEGDLSDWNGELMAEGSTLIVPALTKPVEDFSGKIGFQNQELQFQQTTGRLGTLPFSGDLNINFETGFTGQIETAPAEIAQILDTFELESPAFPVEGQLATTVTFGGPLEQIQLAVAATNASQLKVDRLTLERFQGDLTITGNRFLVEQFTAQPTLGGNITGQGVIQLADESTSSPGAIAIAAQGDQLPTNALAQLYELNLPVTAGPGRTDVVFEAPLNQVSEFVVSGTAVVPVAGGLVTMPNLRITQTQFQTPARAQGLRLAQLTEQELPSFLQRSIVNGDFQVAGTFGQSEPQAQAGSLDITGQARTSFANGQAIARNIRVGDGRWRADLALNNLDLKEILPAVPRTLVADYSGQFQTGGTLAEVNLNTIEATGSGRLTVGNGEIRTEGVTVAGGEWYSRTALNNVDLVSFAPQLANVANTVPSQGQFEVRGNLEDLSVEGILAQGSLSARLAGGVIDGGLLTLQNGQLQGDFTAQNLALNRLNSSLEGIGSGAVQLTADVTQPDLKNVRAEGDLRLSEGVALINSPLTSQWAWNGQQLQIQRAIAENFRADGVLTIDSDRLGRDASQAITQLALNLEAQNLDLQQLPLPEVAQSLDVAGQGDFRGTIQGTLQQPQINGQVALNNVQLAELTLDPTLQGTIQTRSDRRTIIAIEGEEDQIFARLNSRLRPEQAELKLDGSTLDLALEYNQAGLEPTRLQLSSGNLPVTLVQQVAQGQPALQRLDFPLETMVLGGRLSSELRADLQANSVSGQMAIAQPMLGYLEGDRLSGNFYFANDTLRLQDFQWAQNGGLYSVDSTIALANENRPSPTIQTTGTIEQGRIEDVLAALQIFDYDDFQNLGSLSLPDYFGRSSRFDRSADLYANRPQDPPPITTEIESVAVPAQPTLELADATPPEREKYRCDTLLNGMAEATPPENNGENPALYSRGDRQQSFAERIALLSCVQSQLNLDVAESKPLLPAELADLRGEFSGDLSLAYSAETGLQADFDLTGGYREVAVFGESQIVGSPWQWGEITMPQIIARGVLRDRVLTLRPVGIRLSEQDGGGRLSFIGSFGGDTQTGQLRLTEVPVAFLEKFVDLPEAVAINGFINANAALAGTPDDPSARGEMTMANASINDTPINSVKGNFTYDDARLDFIVDSELVPEADPLQITGSIPYQLPNATVVPESNALNLTFNLENEGFALLNILTRGQVAWLGGEGEVDLSIDGEIDPDTGRPVDLVADGQVAIAQAEIQAQVLPDAPLTNVHGQIDFNLDTLTVQELTGDFSGGQVAISGQLPLARATTESQTLDVRLEDLNFVLPDLYQGGVAGNLIIAGTSLEPTIGGDLTLREGRISLAGNQENGNGNGNSAAAIDQQTTAGNKQLDPGTSPTPKRVSNVDLRAITEFKDLKITLGDRVQITRQPILNFLATGDLTLNGTLNDLRPAGVIQLDRGQVNLFAAQLRLAGNRNTATFTPNFGLDPELDITLETSLLENSRSFLATTDPLSAEIRDNSVFGPSQIGTVETIRIQANVRGRASNLDENIELTSSPPRSETELISLLGGSFLENFTGGSTNETLALANLAGSALLSNIQDVIGNALGLSELRLFPTVITEDENESSSTLGLGAELSANISPDLSLSVLQILNSSQPAQFGLRYRVNDEIFVRGSTDLNNDNRFSVEYDLRF; encoded by the coding sequence ATGAGCCAAAACCTTCCCCCTTCTTCCGAAAACTCAGTGCAAGTTCCACCATCCCGTCGGCGTCAACGTCTCATTACGGGGGCGGCTGTGGGCCTTGTGTTAGCCGTGGGAGCGGGCCTAGGCTATGGGCGTTACTACATCTACCAGCGCTTATCACCACAAATTGAGCAGCAGCTTAATAAGCAAATTGATCGCCCCATTAACCTGGGGTCAGTGCAAGGATTTTCCTTGGGGGGATTACGGTTTGGCCCGTCTGAACTGCCACCAACGGCGGATTCCAATGATCAGCTTCTGGTTGAGGCGATCGCCGTTGATTTTAACCTGTGGACATTGCTCACCCAGCGGCGCTTAGACCTAAACCTCACCCTGATTAATCCCCAGGTGACCGTTGAGCAAAACCAAGCCCGCAGATGGCTAGATTTGAACATTGCTCCCGATGACCCAGACACCGAAGGTCTCGAAGTTAATATCAACAACATCCGCCTCCGCCGGGGTCAACTGACGTTAATTGCCCGCCAACGTTCCGGCACCCTGAGTCCCCCTGTGCAGTTGGCGATCGCTTCTGGTAAAGGCCGCCTCACGAACCAAAACAAAGTAATCAATTTTGATGTCCAGGGGAAGTTGGCGTCGGGGGGAGACTTAAACATCGAAGGAATCCTCGATTTTGAGCAAGAAACCAGCAATCTCAGGATTCGCGCCCAGAAATTAGACCCTGTCGCCATTTCTAACCTGGTGGTTCCCCCTGTCACCTTTTCCGGTGGTGTAGTAGATGGTGCCATCGAGTTATTCCTAGAAGAAGGCGACCTCAGCGATTGGAATGGGGAGTTAATGGCCGAGGGTTCGACCCTAATCGTTCCGGCCCTTACCAAACCCGTAGAAGATTTTTCCGGCAAAATTGGCTTTCAAAACCAAGAACTTCAATTCCAACAGACGACAGGCCGCCTGGGGACGCTTCCATTTAGTGGCGATCTAAATATCAATTTTGAAACGGGTTTTACGGGGCAAATTGAGACGGCCCCCGCCGAAATCGCCCAAATTCTGGACACCTTTGAATTAGAATCCCCAGCCTTTCCGGTGGAGGGTCAATTGGCAACGACGGTGACCTTTGGGGGGCCACTGGAACAAATTCAGTTGGCCGTTGCGGCAACGAATGCCAGCCAATTAAAAGTTGATCGCCTGACCCTGGAGCGTTTTCAGGGCGATCTGACCATTACGGGTAATCGTTTTCTGGTTGAGCAGTTCACCGCCCAACCTACCTTGGGGGGCAATATCACCGGCCAAGGGGTGATTCAATTGGCTGATGAAAGTACGTCTTCGCCTGGGGCGATCGCAATTGCGGCCCAGGGGGATCAATTACCGACAAATGCCCTGGCCCAACTCTACGAACTCAATTTACCCGTCACTGCCGGGCCGGGACGCACAGATGTGGTGTTTGAAGCGCCCCTGAACCAAGTCTCAGAATTTGTCGTCTCAGGTACCGCTGTGGTGCCCGTGGCTGGGGGCCTGGTGACAATGCCCAACCTGCGCATTACCCAAACCCAATTCCAAACCCCTGCCCGCGCCCAGGGACTGCGTCTCGCCCAGCTTACGGAACAGGAACTGCCCTCCTTTCTCCAGCGCAGTATCGTCAATGGTGATTTCCAAGTTGCGGGCACCTTTGGCCAGTCAGAACCCCAGGCACAAGCGGGTTCCCTCGACATTACTGGTCAGGCCCGCACCAGTTTTGCCAATGGTCAGGCGATCGCCCGCAATATTCGCGTTGGGGATGGTCGGTGGCGCGCTGACCTGGCTTTAAATAACCTCGATCTTAAAGAAATTTTACCCGCTGTTCCCCGTACCCTAGTGGCGGACTACTCCGGCCAATTCCAGACTGGGGGAACCTTAGCCGAAGTGAACTTAAATACCATCGAAGCAACGGGTTCTGGACGCCTCACGGTGGGCAATGGCGAGATTCGCACCGAGGGCGTCACCGTCGCTGGGGGGGAATGGTACAGTCGCACCGCCCTAAATAATGTAGATTTAGTGAGCTTTGCCCCCCAATTGGCCAATGTGGCAAATACAGTCCCCAGCCAAGGTCAGTTTGAGGTGCGGGGTAATTTAGAGGATCTCTCAGTAGAGGGGATTTTGGCCCAAGGTTCCCTGAGCGCCAGACTAGCAGGCGGTGTCATTGACGGCGGATTGTTAACGCTTCAGAATGGCCAACTCCAGGGGGATTTTACCGCTCAAAATTTGGCTCTGAATCGCCTCAATAGCAGCCTGGAGGGAATTGGCAGTGGCGCTGTGCAATTAACAGCGGATGTGACCCAGCCAGACCTGAAGAACGTGCGGGCCGAAGGGGATCTGCGCCTCAGTGAAGGGGTCGCCCTGATTAATTCTCCGTTAACCAGTCAATGGGCTTGGAATGGGCAGCAACTGCAAATCCAAAGGGCGATCGCCGAAAATTTCCGGGCCGATGGGGTCTTAACCATTGATAGTGATCGCCTTGGTCGCGATGCAAGCCAAGCAATTACACAATTGGCCCTCAACCTAGAAGCCCAAAATCTCGATCTCCAGCAACTGCCTTTACCGGAGGTGGCCCAGTCTCTCGATGTTGCAGGTCAAGGGGATTTTCGAGGCACGATCCAAGGGACACTCCAGCAACCCCAGATCAATGGTCAAGTCGCTCTTAATAATGTGCAGTTAGCCGAATTAACCCTCGACCCCACCCTCCAGGGCACCATTCAAACCCGCAGCGATCGCCGCACCATCATTGCCATCGAAGGGGAAGAAGACCAGATTTTTGCCCGTCTGAACTCCCGTCTCCGCCCAGAACAGGCCGAACTCAAGCTCGATGGCTCGACCCTAGACCTCGCCCTGGAGTACAACCAAGCGGGCCTCGAACCTACCCGACTCCAACTGAGTAGTGGCAACCTCCCCGTTACTTTGGTTCAACAGGTGGCCCAGGGACAACCCGCTTTGCAACGACTTGATTTTCCCCTAGAAACGATGGTCTTGGGGGGACGACTCTCCAGTGAACTGCGGGCGGATCTCCAGGCGAATTCGGTGTCCGGTCAGATGGCGATCGCCCAACCGATGCTGGGTTATCTTGAAGGCGATCGCCTCAGTGGAAACTTTTACTTTGCCAACGATACCCTCAGGCTCCAGGATTTCCAATGGGCGCAAAATGGCGGCCTCTACAGCGTCGATAGCACCATTGCCCTGGCCAACGAAAACCGTCCTAGCCCAACCATTCAAACCACGGGCACCATCGAACAAGGCCGAATTGAAGATGTTTTAGCGGCCCTGCAAATTTTTGATTACGACGATTTCCAAAATCTCGGCAGTTTGTCCCTACCGGATTATTTTGGCCGTTCCAGTCGCTTCGATCGGAGCGCCGATCTCTATGCCAACCGTCCCCAGGATCCGCCCCCCATCACCACTGAAATTGAGTCTGTGGCCGTGCCAGCCCAACCCACCCTGGAATTAGCCGATGCCACGCCCCCTGAACGGGAAAAATATCGTTGTGATACCCTCCTCAACGGCATGGCTGAAGCGACTCCGCCGGAAAATAATGGCGAAAATCCGGCCCTCTACAGCCGTGGCGATCGCCAACAATCCTTTGCCGAAAGAATCGCTCTCCTCAGTTGTGTCCAAAGCCAACTCAATTTAGATGTCGCCGAGAGTAAACCACTCCTGCCCGCAGAATTAGCAGACCTCCGGGGGGAATTTAGCGGCGATTTGAGCCTTGCCTACAGTGCAGAGACTGGCCTCCAGGCGGATTTTGATCTCACTGGCGGATACCGCGAAGTGGCCGTGTTTGGCGAATCACAGATTGTCGGTTCCCCTTGGCAGTGGGGCGAGATCACGATGCCCCAGATTATCGCCCGTGGCGTACTGCGAGACCGGGTCTTAACGTTGCGGCCCGTGGGCATTCGTCTCTCGGAACAAGATGGCGGGGGACGCCTAAGCTTTATTGGTAGCTTTGGGGGCGATACCCAAACGGGACAATTGCGTCTCACCGAAGTCCCCGTGGCCTTTTTAGAAAAGTTCGTTGATTTACCTGAGGCGGTGGCGATCAACGGTTTTATTAACGCCAATGCCGCCCTTGCGGGAACTCCTGATGATCCCTCGGCCCGGGGTGAAATGACCATGGCCAACGCTAGCATCAATGACACGCCAATCAATAGCGTCAAGGGGAACTTCACCTATGATGATGCCCGCCTCGATTTCATCGTTGATAGTGAACTGGTGCCTGAGGCTGACCCCCTCCAAATTACGGGCAGTATTCCTTACCAACTCCCCAATGCGACAGTCGTCCCGGAGAGTAACGCGCTCAATCTCACGTTTAACCTTGAGAATGAAGGCTTTGCCCTCTTAAATATTTTGACGCGGGGTCAAGTGGCTTGGCTGGGCGGTGAAGGGGAAGTGGATCTGTCCATTGACGGAGAAATTGATCCCGACACGGGGCGGCCAGTGGATCTGGTGGCGGACGGTCAGGTGGCGATCGCCCAGGCAGAGATCCAAGCCCAGGTACTGCCCGATGCCCCCTTGACCAATGTCCATGGGCAAATTGACTTTAATCTAGATACCCTGACCGTCCAAGAACTCACCGGCGATTTTAGTGGTGGCCAGGTGGCGATCTCTGGGCAACTGCCCCTCGCCAGGGCGACGACCGAGAGCCAAACCCTCGATGTGCGCCTAGAAGATCTCAACTTTGTGCTGCCTGATCTCTACCAAGGGGGCGTTGCGGGCAATCTGATCATTGCTGGTACCAGCCTAGAGCCGACCATTGGGGGCGATTTAACCCTCCGAGAAGGGCGTATTTCACTGGCAGGGAACCAAGAAAATGGCAATGGTAATGGCAACTCAGCCGCAGCCATAGACCAACAAACCACGGCCGGGAATAAACAGCTTGACCCAGGGACATCCCCAACACCGAAACGCGTTTCCAATGTCGATCTGCGGGCGATCACAGAGTTTAAAGACCTGAAAATCACCCTTGGCGATCGCGTACAAATTACCAGGCAACCGATTCTGAACTTCCTCGCAACGGGCGATTTAACCCTCAATGGCACCCTCAATGATCTGCGTCCTGCCGGGGTGATTCAGTTAGATCGAGGTCAAGTCAATCTCTTTGCTGCCCAACTGCGGCTTGCGGGTAATCGTAATACCGCGACCTTTACCCCCAACTTTGGCCTCGATCCAGAGCTTGATATCACCCTAGAGACTTCTCTGTTGGAAAATTCCCGGTCATTTCTTGCCACTACCGATCCCCTTTCTGCTGAAATTCGTGACAATAGCGTCTTTGGCCCCAGCCAGATCGGCACCGTCGAAACCATCCGTATCCAAGCCAATGTGCGGGGACGGGCGAGCAATTTAGATGAAAATATTGAATTGACCAGTAGTCCGCCCCGTAGTGAAACGGAGTTGATTTCTCTCTTGGGGGGATCTTTCTTAGAAAACTTCACCGGGGGCAGCACCAACGAAACCCTAGCTTTGGCTAACCTAGCTGGTTCCGCCCTTTTGAGTAATATCCAAGATGTCATTGGCAATGCCCTTGGTTTGAGCGAGCTACGCCTCTTCCCCACGGTGATTACAGAAGATGAAAATGAGAGCAGTTCAACCTTGGGACTGGGGGCAGAACTCAGTGCCAACATCAGCCCAGATTTGTCCTTGTCGGTGCTGCAAATTCTGAATAGTAGCCAGCCCGCTCAGTTTGGTCTCCGGTATCGGGTCAACGATGAGATTTTTGTGCGGGGCTCCACGGATCTCAACAACGATAATCGCTTTTCTGTCGAATACGATCTGCGATTTTAG
- a CDS encoding FAD-dependent oxidoreductase has product MGQVKTILGAMPGDPLKGLRAADQRWQNWRQGKIGAPAMVQIGTEDCPDYDCDVLVCGGTLGLLLAAALQRRGWRVIILERGPLQGRVQEWNISRSELQTLLDLELLSETELREVIATEFNPLRIQFHGGDPLWVKDILNIGVSPRRLLAVLKEKFLTWGGKIFENHPCTGITVSPQGAIARTEKFTFHTRLILDGMGHFSPIAQQVRQGQKPDGVCLVVGSCAQGFAANSKGDLIYSFTPIRNQCQYFWEAFPAHDGRTTYLFTYLDAHPQRFDLAFLLEEYLKLLPDYQQVDLAALDFQRFLFGFFPSYRRSPLHYPWDRILPIGDSSGGQSPVSFGGFGAMLRHLERLTNGLDDALTQDCCDRQSLAQLQPYQPNLSVTWLFQKAMSVGVNQSCPPNQINDLLNAVFGVMAQLGEDTLNPFLQDVVQFQGLTKTLPRVNFKTVLPLLPHLGVGALADWLRHYLALGLYTSSYALSQRLPMGDSYQAKRRREAWQYGSGQDFHQAGLTEQD; this is encoded by the coding sequence ATGGGTCAGGTAAAAACAATTTTGGGCGCAATGCCAGGGGATCCCCTCAAGGGGCTACGGGCCGCTGATCAACGGTGGCAAAATTGGCGACAGGGTAAGATTGGCGCTCCGGCGATGGTGCAAATTGGTACGGAAGACTGCCCTGACTATGATTGTGATGTGCTCGTCTGCGGGGGCACTTTAGGCTTGCTCCTCGCGGCGGCCCTGCAACGGCGAGGCTGGCGAGTGATTATCTTGGAGCGGGGGCCATTGCAAGGGCGCGTTCAGGAATGGAATATTTCCCGGAGTGAGTTGCAGACGCTTCTGGATTTAGAACTGCTCAGTGAGACCGAACTGCGCGAAGTCATCGCCACGGAATTCAATCCCCTGCGTATCCAATTCCATGGGGGAGATCCCCTCTGGGTGAAAGATATTTTAAATATTGGTGTGAGTCCCCGGCGATTACTGGCGGTTTTGAAGGAAAAATTCCTCACCTGGGGCGGCAAGATTTTTGAGAATCACCCTTGCACAGGGATTACGGTTTCGCCGCAGGGGGCGATCGCCAGGACTGAAAAATTCACGTTCCACACCCGCTTAATTTTGGATGGTATGGGGCATTTTTCTCCCATTGCCCAACAGGTGCGCCAAGGCCAAAAGCCAGACGGTGTCTGTCTAGTGGTGGGAAGCTGCGCCCAGGGGTTTGCGGCGAATAGTAAGGGAGATTTAATCTATTCCTTCACGCCGATTCGCAACCAATGTCAATACTTTTGGGAAGCCTTTCCCGCCCACGATGGCCGCACTACCTATCTATTTACCTATCTCGATGCCCATCCCCAACGGTTTGACCTGGCTTTTCTCCTGGAGGAATATCTAAAATTACTGCCTGACTATCAACAGGTGGATTTAGCGGCCTTAGATTTTCAACGGTTTTTGTTTGGCTTTTTTCCGAGCTATCGTCGCAGTCCTCTGCATTATCCTTGGGACCGCATTTTGCCAATTGGCGACAGTAGTGGTGGCCAATCTCCCGTTAGTTTTGGTGGCTTTGGGGCAATGTTGAGGCATCTGGAGCGACTCACCAACGGTTTAGATGATGCCCTGACCCAGGACTGTTGCGATCGCCAATCCCTCGCCCAGCTACAACCCTACCAACCGAATCTTTCGGTCACCTGGCTTTTTCAAAAAGCGATGAGCGTTGGAGTAAACCAAAGCTGCCCACCCAATCAGATTAATGACCTGTTAAATGCGGTCTTTGGGGTGATGGCCCAGTTAGGGGAAGACACCCTCAATCCTTTCTTACAGGATGTGGTGCAGTTCCAAGGCCTAACGAAGACATTACCCAGGGTGAACTTTAAAACGGTGTTGCCCCTGTTGCCCCATTTGGGGGTGGGCGCGTTGGCCGATTGGTTGCGCCATTACCTTGCCCTGGGTCTCTATACCTCTAGCTATGCGCTCAGTCAGCGTCTGCCCATGGGAGATAGTTACCAGGCCAAACGACGGCGTGAAGCGTGGCAATATGGGTCGGGCCAAGATTTTCATCAGGCAGGACTCACGGAACAGGACTAA
- the ftsH3 gene encoding ATP-dependent zinc metalloprotease FtsH3, translating to MNKNNKKWRSTGLYALLAIVVISLAVSFLDQQPQSRETWRYSQFLQEVQQGNIESVKISGDRTKAFVPAQDGTPILVNLPPGDTELIDILSENNVDIAVLPQSDDNWIFRALSTLIFPILLLVGLFFLLRRAQSGPGSQAMNFGKSKARVQMEPQTQVTFGDVAGIEQAKLELTEVVDFLKNADRFTAIGAKIPKGVLLVGPPGTGKTLLAKAVAGEAGVPFFSISGSEFVEMFVGVGASRVRDLFEQAKQNAPCIVFIDEIDAVGRSRGAGLGGGNDEREQTLNQLLTEMDGFEGNTGIIIIAATNRPDVLDAALMRPGRFDRQVVVDRPDYSGRLEILNVHARGKTLSKDVDLEKIARRTPGFTGADLSNLLNEAAILAARRNLTEISMDEVNDAIDRVLAGPEKKNRVMSEKRKTLVAYHEAGHALVGALMPDYDPVQKISIIPRGRAGGLTWFTPSEDRMDSGLYSRAYLQNQMAVALGGRIAEEIIFGEEEVTTGASNDLQQVANVARQMITRFGMSDRLGPVALGRQNGNVFMGRDIASDRDFSDETAAVIDEEVRGLVEEAYKRAKDVLVGNRSVLDKLAAMLVEKETVDAEELQTLLMESDVQMAAFSSTAA from the coding sequence GTGAACAAAAACAACAAAAAATGGCGCAGTACCGGGCTTTATGCCCTATTGGCGATCGTCGTGATCTCCTTGGCTGTGTCTTTCTTGGATCAGCAACCCCAAAGTCGAGAGACCTGGCGTTATAGTCAGTTCCTCCAAGAAGTCCAGCAGGGCAATATCGAAAGTGTCAAAATCAGTGGCGATCGCACTAAAGCTTTTGTCCCGGCCCAGGATGGCACGCCTATCCTCGTCAACCTTCCCCCCGGTGATACGGAGTTAATCGACATCCTCAGCGAAAACAATGTCGATATTGCCGTGTTACCCCAGAGTGACGACAATTGGATTTTCCGCGCCCTCAGTACACTCATTTTCCCAATCCTACTACTCGTGGGGTTATTCTTCCTGCTCCGGCGCGCCCAGAGTGGCCCCGGTTCCCAGGCCATGAACTTTGGCAAATCAAAGGCACGGGTTCAAATGGAACCCCAGACCCAAGTCACCTTTGGTGATGTGGCAGGGATTGAGCAGGCCAAACTTGAGTTAACCGAAGTTGTTGACTTCTTGAAAAACGCTGATCGGTTCACTGCAATCGGTGCAAAAATTCCCAAAGGGGTGCTCCTCGTTGGCCCTCCCGGAACCGGTAAAACGCTCTTGGCAAAAGCCGTTGCTGGGGAGGCTGGTGTCCCTTTCTTCTCCATCTCTGGTTCTGAATTCGTCGAAATGTTCGTCGGGGTCGGTGCTTCCCGTGTCCGCGATCTTTTTGAACAGGCCAAACAAAATGCCCCCTGTATCGTCTTTATTGATGAAATTGACGCCGTGGGTCGCTCCCGTGGTGCTGGTCTCGGTGGCGGTAACGATGAGCGGGAACAAACCCTAAACCAGCTCCTGACAGAAATGGATGGTTTTGAAGGTAACACTGGCATCATTATCATCGCTGCGACTAACCGTCCCGATGTCTTGGATGCGGCGTTAATGCGCCCCGGTCGCTTTGATCGTCAAGTGGTCGTCGATCGCCCCGACTATTCCGGTCGTTTAGAAATTCTCAATGTCCATGCCCGGGGTAAAACCCTCTCGAAGGATGTGGATCTCGAAAAAATTGCCCGTCGGACTCCCGGCTTCACCGGTGCAGATTTGTCGAACCTCCTAAACGAGGCAGCAATTCTGGCAGCCCGTCGCAATTTGACGGAAATTTCTATGGACGAAGTGAACGATGCAATTGATCGCGTCCTCGCTGGCCCTGAGAAGAAAAACCGCGTCATGAGTGAAAAGCGCAAAACCCTTGTTGCTTACCACGAAGCAGGCCATGCCCTCGTTGGTGCTTTGATGCCCGACTATGACCCAGTCCAAAAAATTAGCATTATCCCCCGGGGTCGTGCTGGCGGTTTAACTTGGTTCACCCCCAGTGAAGATCGCATGGATTCTGGTCTATACTCCCGTGCCTATTTACAAAACCAGATGGCCGTTGCCCTCGGTGGCCGCATTGCTGAAGAAATTATCTTCGGTGAAGAAGAAGTCACCACAGGTGCTTCTAATGACTTACAGCAGGTCGCTAATGTTGCCCGACAAATGATTACCCGCTTCGGGATGAGCGATCGCCTGGGGCCTGTAGCCTTGGGTCGCCAAAATGGTAACGTTTTCATGGGTCGTGACATTGCCTCTGATCGGGACTTCTCCGATGAAACAGCCGCCGTAATTGACGAAGAAGTCCGGGGCCTCGTGGAAGAA